From the Burkholderia glumae LMG 2196 = ATCC 33617 genome, one window contains:
- the pyrH gene encoding UMP kinase, protein MPNAYKRILLKLSGEALMGDDAFGINRATIERMVADIAEVVRLGTQLAVVIGGGNIFRGVAGGAAGMDRATADYMGMLATMMNALALQDAMRHAGIEARVQSALRMDQVVEPYIRPRAIRQLEEGRVVIFAAGTGNPFFTTDTAAALRGSEVGAEVVLKATKVDGVYTADPKKDPSATRYASISFDEAIGRNLQVMDATAFALCRDQKLPIRVFSINKPGALKRIVQGEDEGTLVHV, encoded by the coding sequence ATGCCCAATGCCTATAAACGCATCCTCCTCAAACTTTCCGGCGAAGCGCTGATGGGCGACGATGCCTTCGGCATCAACCGCGCGACGATCGAACGGATGGTGGCGGACATTGCCGAAGTGGTGCGGCTCGGCACGCAGCTGGCCGTGGTGATCGGCGGCGGCAATATTTTCCGCGGCGTGGCGGGCGGCGCGGCCGGCATGGACCGCGCGACGGCGGACTACATGGGGATGCTGGCCACCATGATGAACGCGCTGGCGCTGCAGGACGCGATGCGCCACGCCGGCATCGAGGCGCGCGTGCAGTCGGCGCTGCGCATGGACCAGGTGGTCGAGCCGTACATCCGGCCCCGCGCGATCCGTCAGCTCGAGGAAGGGCGCGTGGTGATCTTCGCCGCCGGCACCGGCAACCCGTTCTTCACGACCGACACGGCCGCCGCGCTGCGCGGCTCGGAAGTCGGGGCCGAGGTCGTGCTGAAGGCCACCAAGGTCGATGGCGTCTACACGGCCGACCCGAAGAAGGACCCGTCGGCCACGCGCTATGCATCGATCAGCTTCGATGAGGCGATCGGCCGCAATCTGCAGGTGATGGACGCGACGGCGTTCGCGCTGTGCCGCGACCAGAAGCTGCCGATCCGCGTGTTCTCGATCAACAAGCCCGGTGCACTCAAGCGCATCGTGCAGGGTGAGGACGAGGGTACGCTCGTTCACGTGTAA
- the frr gene encoding ribosome recycling factor, producing MSVADVKKGVEQKMQRSIEAFKNDLAKIRTGRAHTGLLDHVQVDYYGSMVPISQVANLTLVDARTIGVQPWEKPMVAKVEKAIRESDLGLNPATSGDMIRVPMPALTEERRRELTKVVKSEGETAKVAVRNLRRDANEQLKKLVKDKEISEDDERRASDEVQKLTDKHVAEIDKLVQAKDAEIMTV from the coding sequence ATGAGTGTCGCTGATGTGAAAAAGGGCGTCGAGCAGAAGATGCAGCGCTCGATCGAAGCGTTCAAGAACGATCTGGCGAAGATCCGCACGGGGCGCGCGCACACGGGCCTGCTCGATCACGTGCAGGTCGACTACTACGGCTCGATGGTGCCGATCTCGCAGGTCGCGAACCTGACGCTCGTCGATGCACGCACGATCGGTGTGCAGCCGTGGGAAAAGCCGATGGTCGCGAAGGTCGAGAAGGCCATCCGCGAGTCGGACCTGGGCTTGAACCCGGCCACCTCCGGCGACATGATCCGCGTGCCGATGCCCGCGCTGACCGAAGAGCGCCGCCGCGAGCTGACCAAGGTGGTCAAGAGCGAAGGCGAGACGGCCAAGGTGGCCGTGCGCAACCTGCGCCGCGACGCGAACGAGCAGTTGAAGAAGCTCGTCAAGGACAAGGAAATCTCGGAAGACGACGAGCGCCGCGCCAGCGACGAAGTCCAGAAGCTGACCGACAAGCACGTCGCCGAAATCGACAAGCTGGTGCAGGCGAAGGACGCCGAGATCATGACGGTCTGA
- the uppS gene encoding polyprenyl diphosphate synthase yields MTHTSSTVRVPDVAAVPRHIAIIMDGNGRWATERRLPRVAGHTRGVDAVRSVVEGCARAGVEYLTLFAFSSENWRRPTDEVSFLMRLFITALEREVGKLHANGIRLRVVGDLDRFEPRIRELIRRAETKTARNTRLTLTIAANYGGRWDILQATRKLIAEAVREGREIPVDEAAFEPHLAMAYAPEPDLFIRTGGEQRVSNFLLWQLAYTEFYFTGKFWPDFDATALADAMASYTDRERRFGRTSAQLEPQSQDVDSLSC; encoded by the coding sequence ATGACTCATACCAGCTCTACCGTTCGCGTGCCCGACGTTGCCGCCGTGCCACGTCACATCGCGATCATCATGGACGGCAACGGCAGGTGGGCGACCGAGCGTCGCCTGCCGCGCGTTGCGGGGCACACGCGCGGCGTCGATGCGGTCCGGTCGGTCGTGGAAGGGTGCGCGCGCGCGGGCGTCGAATACCTGACGCTGTTCGCGTTCAGTTCCGAGAACTGGCGGCGGCCTACCGACGAGGTCTCGTTCCTGATGCGGCTGTTCATCACCGCGCTCGAGCGCGAGGTCGGCAAGCTGCACGCGAACGGCATCCGGCTGCGCGTGGTGGGCGATCTCGACCGCTTCGAGCCGCGCATCCGCGAGCTGATCCGGCGCGCGGAAACCAAGACCGCGCGCAACACGCGGCTCACGTTGACGATCGCCGCGAACTACGGCGGCCGCTGGGACATCCTGCAGGCCACCAGAAAGCTGATCGCCGAGGCGGTGCGCGAGGGGCGCGAGATCCCGGTCGACGAAGCCGCGTTCGAGCCGCATCTCGCGATGGCCTATGCGCCCGAGCCGGACCTGTTCATCCGCACCGGCGGCGAGCAGCGCGTGAGCAACTTCCTGCTCTGGCAACTCGCCTACACCGAGTTCTATTTCACGGGCAAGTTCTGGCCCGATTTCGATGCGACCGCGCTCGCCGATGCGATGGCGTCCTACACCGACCGCGAGCGCCGCTTCGGGCGGACCAGCGCGCAGCTCGAACCTCAATCGCAGGACGTCGATTCCCTTTCATGCTGA
- a CDS encoding phosphatidate cytidylyltransferase, with protein sequence MLKTRVITAVVLLAVLLPVTLFAPLAAFGALIALVLVFAAWEWARLLKLGAAGSVIYAIVAALALGASMRLGGGPGAGFGPSRPLVEAAAVFWLLAGPFALWRKPALAGRAWRPFLLAAGLVVFAACWHAVVAARAAGIAFVLSMLLVVWLADIGAYFAGKAFGRHKLAPSISPGKTWEGALGGWLAVMMVAGLAIALDASGATLYAALAERFGVAGALAALTLLVAYSVVGDLFESLLKRQAGVKDSSGLLPGHGGVLDRVDALLPVLPLAVLLLG encoded by the coding sequence ATGCTGAAGACCCGCGTCATCACGGCGGTCGTGCTGCTGGCAGTGCTGCTGCCGGTCACGCTGTTCGCGCCGCTCGCGGCGTTCGGCGCACTGATCGCGCTGGTGCTCGTGTTCGCGGCCTGGGAGTGGGCGCGGCTGCTCAAGCTCGGCGCGGCCGGCTCGGTGATCTACGCGATCGTCGCGGCGCTCGCGCTCGGCGCCAGCATGCGGCTCGGGGGCGGACCGGGCGCCGGCTTCGGGCCGTCGCGGCCGCTCGTCGAGGCCGCCGCGGTATTCTGGCTGCTGGCCGGGCCGTTCGCGCTGTGGCGCAAGCCGGCGCTGGCCGGGCGCGCCTGGCGACCGTTCCTGCTCGCGGCCGGGCTGGTGGTGTTCGCCGCCTGCTGGCACGCGGTGGTGGCCGCGCGCGCGGCCGGCATCGCGTTCGTGCTGTCGATGTTGCTGGTGGTGTGGCTCGCCGATATCGGCGCATACTTCGCGGGCAAGGCGTTCGGCCGGCACAAGCTGGCCCCGTCGATCAGCCCGGGCAAGACCTGGGAGGGCGCGCTGGGCGGCTGGCTCGCCGTGATGATGGTGGCCGGCCTCGCAATTGCCCTCGACGCGTCCGGGGCGACCCTGTATGCGGCGCTCGCCGAGCGCTTCGGCGTGGCGGGCGCGCTCGCTGCGCTGACCCTGCTGGTGGCCTACAGCGTGGTTGGCGACCTGTTCGAATCGCTGCTCAAGCGTCAGGCCGGCGTGAAGGATTCGAGCGGCCTGCTGCCGGGCCACGGCGGCGTGCTCGACCGTGTCGACGCGTTGCTGCCGGTGCTGCCGCTCGCCGTGCTGCTGCTCGGTTAA
- a CDS encoding 1-deoxy-D-xylulose-5-phosphate reductoisomerase: MQKRLTILGSTGSIGDSTLDVVARHPDRFSVYALTAHRNGDKLVEQCLRFAPEVAVVGDAATAAQVEAKLRAAGSRTQVAYGPEALVQVAGAGGCDTVVAAIVGAAGLPSSLAAARAGKRILLANKESLVMSGSIFMDAVRDHGASLLPVDSEHNAIFQCMPRDIAEHGGIEKIIVTASGGPFRTREPATLADVTPEQACKHPNWSMGRKISVDSATMMNKGLEVIEAHWIFGLPSSRIDVLIHPQSVIHSLVSYKDGSVLAQLGNPDMRTPIAHALAFPERVDAGVAQLDLAQIATLTFEQPDLERFPCLALAIQALDAGGVASTVLNAANELAVDAFLERRIGFMDIARTVDAVLNSLTNREAAGLDDVLAADAEARRAAAAVIAGLPVPRAERAA, from the coding sequence ATGCAAAAACGCCTGACTATCCTCGGTTCGACGGGTTCGATCGGAGACAGCACGCTCGATGTCGTCGCGCGGCACCCGGACCGCTTTTCGGTGTATGCGCTGACCGCCCATCGCAACGGCGACAAGCTCGTCGAGCAGTGCCTGAGGTTCGCGCCCGAGGTGGCCGTGGTCGGCGATGCCGCCACCGCCGCGCAGGTCGAGGCCAAGCTGCGCGCTGCCGGCAGCCGCACCCAGGTGGCCTACGGGCCGGAGGCGCTGGTCCAGGTCGCCGGAGCGGGCGGCTGCGACACCGTGGTGGCCGCGATCGTCGGCGCGGCGGGCCTGCCGTCGAGCCTCGCCGCCGCGCGTGCGGGCAAGCGGATTCTGCTGGCCAACAAGGAATCGCTGGTGATGTCGGGTTCGATCTTCATGGACGCGGTGCGCGACCATGGCGCGAGCCTGCTGCCCGTGGACAGCGAGCACAACGCGATCTTCCAGTGCATGCCGCGCGACATCGCGGAGCACGGCGGGATCGAGAAGATCATCGTGACAGCCTCGGGCGGCCCGTTTCGTACCCGTGAGCCGGCCACGCTCGCCGACGTGACGCCGGAGCAGGCCTGCAAGCATCCGAACTGGTCGATGGGCCGCAAGATCTCGGTCGATTCGGCCACCATGATGAACAAGGGTCTCGAGGTGATCGAGGCGCACTGGATCTTCGGGCTGCCGAGCAGCCGCATCGACGTGCTGATTCACCCGCAGAGCGTGATCCATTCGCTCGTCTCGTACAAGGACGGCTCGGTGCTCGCGCAGCTCGGCAACCCCGACATGCGCACGCCGATCGCGCACGCGCTCGCGTTCCCCGAGCGCGTCGACGCCGGCGTCGCGCAGCTTGACCTGGCGCAGATCGCCACGCTCACGTTCGAGCAGCCCGACCTCGAGCGCTTCCCGTGCCTCGCGCTGGCGATCCAGGCGCTCGACGCGGGCGGCGTGGCGAGCACCGTGCTCAACGCCGCGAACGAGCTGGCGGTGGATGCCTTCCTCGAACGCCGGATCGGCTTCATGGACATCGCGCGCACGGTGGACGCGGTGCTCAACAGTCTGACCAATCGCGAGGCCGCCGGCCTCGACGACGTGCTCGCGGCCGATGCCGAGGCGCGTCGCGCGGCAGCCGCGGTGATCGCTGGCCTGCCAGTTCCGCGCGCGGAGCGCGCAGCCTGA
- the rseP gene encoding RIP metalloprotease RseP, giving the protein MNVLIELVAFAVAIGVLVVVHEYGHYSVARLCGVKVLRFSIGFGTPLLRRTSRRTGTEWTLSALPLGGYVKMLDERDPGPEGIAAADLPRAFNRQPVWKRIAIVAAGPIANFLLAIVLFSAIFATGVTEPAAIVAAPAADTAAARAGFDGGETIVSVRDARGGAPEPVRSWADLRWKLLGASVDHRQVILAARSGGATYDFPVDLRRLGEPAGDDDYLAQLGFEPGGGSLSISAVTPGSASARAGLMPGDRIVALDGKPVSGSTRFIDAIKSHAGRPLALRISRSGVERTLTIVPHAERDTTPGAGGALIGRIGAALAMHTPSVEVRYGLLESVELGARRTWGISVYSLKMVGRMLTGEASLKNLSGPVTIADYAGKSARLGLSAFLSFLALVSISLGVLNLLPIPVLDGGHLLYYLVEAATGKAVSERWQLILQRAGLICIVALSAIALFNDLSRLIHS; this is encoded by the coding sequence ATGAACGTGCTGATCGAGCTGGTGGCGTTTGCAGTGGCGATCGGCGTGCTGGTCGTCGTACACGAATACGGGCATTACAGCGTCGCGCGCCTGTGCGGCGTGAAGGTGCTGCGCTTCTCGATCGGCTTCGGCACGCCGCTGCTGCGGCGCACGAGCCGGCGCACCGGCACCGAGTGGACGCTATCCGCGTTGCCGCTCGGCGGCTACGTCAAGATGCTCGACGAGCGCGATCCCGGCCCCGAGGGCATCGCCGCCGCCGACTTGCCGCGCGCCTTCAACCGGCAGCCGGTCTGGAAGCGGATCGCGATCGTCGCGGCCGGCCCGATCGCCAATTTCCTGCTCGCGATCGTGCTGTTCTCGGCGATCTTTGCCACCGGCGTGACCGAGCCGGCCGCGATCGTGGCCGCGCCGGCCGCCGACACGGCTGCGGCGCGCGCCGGCTTCGACGGCGGCGAGACGATCGTGTCGGTGCGCGACGCGCGCGGCGGCGCGCCCGAACCGGTGCGCTCGTGGGCCGACCTGCGCTGGAAGCTGCTCGGCGCGAGCGTCGACCACCGGCAGGTGATCCTGGCCGCCCGCTCGGGCGGCGCGACCTATGACTTTCCGGTCGACCTGCGCCGCCTCGGGGAGCCGGCGGGCGACGACGACTACCTGGCGCAACTCGGCTTCGAACCCGGCGGCGGTTCGCTGTCGATCTCGGCCGTCACGCCGGGCAGTGCCTCGGCACGGGCCGGCCTGATGCCGGGCGACCGGATCGTCGCGCTCGACGGCAAGCCGGTGTCCGGTTCCACGCGCTTCATCGACGCCATCAAGTCGCATGCGGGCCGCCCGCTCGCGCTGCGGATTTCGCGGTCGGGCGTCGAGCGCACGCTGACCATCGTGCCGCACGCCGAGCGCGACACCACGCCGGGCGCCGGCGGCGCGCTGATCGGCCGGATCGGCGCGGCGCTGGCGATGCACACGCCGTCGGTCGAGGTGCGCTACGGCCTGCTCGAGAGCGTCGAGCTGGGCGCGCGCCGCACCTGGGGTATTTCGGTTTATTCGCTGAAGATGGTCGGGCGCATGCTGACGGGCGAGGCGTCGCTGAAGAACCTGTCCGGCCCGGTGACGATCGCCGATTACGCCGGCAAGAGCGCGCGGCTCGGTTTATCGGCGTTTCTGTCGTTTCTCGCGCTCGTCAGCATCAGTCTCGGCGTGCTGAACTTGCTGCCAATTCCGGTTCTGGACGGGGGGCATCTGTTATATTATCTGGTTGAAGCCGCGACCGGGAAGGCCGTGTCGGAACGCTGGCAACTGATTCTGCAAAGAGCGGGGTTGATCTGCATCGTCGCGCTATCGGCGATCGCGCTGTTCAACGACCTGTCTCGTTTAATCCATTCTTGA